A window of the Macaca nemestrina isolate mMacNem1 chromosome X, mMacNem.hap1, whole genome shotgun sequence genome harbors these coding sequences:
- the LOC105471004 gene encoding cancer/testis antigen 1-like isoform X2, with translation MQAAGQGTGGAAGDADGPGGPGDPGGPGGYAGGPGEAGAASGGGTQGIAAARASGPEGVSGPGGGVPRGPRGGPASRLNGCCRCGTRRPDSRLLEFYLTMPFPTPMEAELAHRSLARDAPPLPMPGVLLKEFTVSGNILTIRLIAADHRQLQLSISSCLQQLSLLMWITQCFLPVFLARPPSGQRR, from the exons ATGCAGGCTGCAGGCCAGGGCACAGGGGGCGCAGCGGGCGATGCTGATGGCCCAGGGGGCCCTGGCGATCCTGGTGGCCCAGGGGGCTATGCTGGCGGTCCAGGAGAGGCGGGTGCTGCGAGCGGCGGAGGTACTCAGGGCATCGCGGCAGCAAGGGCCTCAGGGCCAGAAGGGGTCTCAGGGCCAGGAGGAGGCGTCCCTCGTGGGCCACGTGGCGGCCCGGCTTCACGGCTGAATGGATGCTGCAGATGCGGGACCAGGAGGCCGGACAGCCGCCTGCTTGAGTT CTACCTCACCATGCCTTTCCCGACACCCATGGAAGCAGAGCTGGCCCACAGGAGCCTGGCCCGGGATGCCCCACCGCTCCCCATGCCAGGGGTGCTTCTGAAGGAGTTCACCGTGTCTGGCAACATACTGACTAT CCGACTGATTGCTGCGGACCACCGCCAACTCCAGCTCTCCATCAGCTCCTGTCTCCAGCAGCTTTCCCTGTTGATGTGGATTACGCAGTGCTTTCTGCCTGTGTTTTTGGCTCGGCCTCCCTCAGGACAAAGGCGCTAA
- the LOC105471004 gene encoding uncharacterized protein isoform X1, whose amino-acid sequence MRFQLPHLAGRPGQGRRLLNPVRGLAPGSVLDAPPRTGRIGRVRDDGRTAPALCSQARLAPRCEEDQGDGTGWAPRYRTTCRAPGTGAWWTAGFSGVTGPSWHGGHLPARALLGRGRVGENQSCAPGLARGLPGPEVGPLCAGALRIPGCPCHARGRNFLQPHCLRVLVGPDFLSEHTTEAQEPCRLQARAQGAQRAMLMAQGALAILVAQGAMLAVQERRVLRAAEVLRASRQQGPQGQKGSQGQEEASLVGHVAARLHG is encoded by the coding sequence ATGCGGTTCCAGCTACCCCACCTCGCTGGGCGACCGGGACAGGGACGGAGGCTGCTGAACCCAGTTAGAGGCCTGGCCCCGGGGTCTGTCCTGGACGCTCCCCCAAGGACAGGCAGGATAGGCAGGGTCCGGGACGACGGCCGCACAGCCCCGGCCCTGTGTTCCCAGGCCCGCCTTGCTCCTCGATGTGAGGAAGACCAGGGAGACGGGACAGGCTGGGCCCCGCGGTACCGGACTACCTGCAGGGCTCCCGGGACAGGGGCCTGGTGGACTGCTGGCTTCTCAGGGGTGACGGGTCCAAGCTGGCATGGCGGCCACCTTCCGGCCCGGGCTCTCTTGGGGCGGGGCAGGGTTGGCGAGAACCAGTCATGTGCTCCGGGGCTCGCTCGGGGTCTCCCAGGGCCGGAAGTAGGGCCCCTGTGCGCAGGCGCCCTGAGGATCCCAGGCTGCCCCTGTCACGCCAGGGGGCGGAACTTCCTGCAGCCTCACTGCCTCCGCGTGCTTGTGGGCCCTGACTTTCTCTCTGAGCACACCACAGAGGCCCAGGAGCCATGCAGGCTGCAGGCCAGGGCACAGGGGGCGCAGCGGGCGATGCTGATGGCCCAGGGGGCCCTGGCGATCCTGGTGGCCCAGGGGGCTATGCTGGCGGTCCAGGAGAGGCGGGTGCTGCGAGCGGCGGAGGTACTCAGGGCATCGCGGCAGCAAGGGCCTCAGGGCCAGAAGGGGTCTCAGGGCCAGGAGGAGGCGTCCCTCGTGGGCCACGTGGCGGCCCGGCTTCACGGCTGA